The Neodiprion pinetum isolate iyNeoPine1 chromosome 5, iyNeoPine1.2, whole genome shotgun sequence genome segment GTACTTGGCGCCAACCTCCCTGGCCTCGATGGGCTCGTTTTTCCGAACCACCGCATCAAGGTACTTCTCCAAGTTCTTAGCGCATTCCAAAACAAGGTAGTGCATGCTCTTCAGTCTCGCCGAGGTAAAGGTGGGGGTCAGCTTCGTTCTGACTACCTTCCACATTTTCCCATCGAGGTTGGCTATGTGCTGAGAGATAGGATCCACCTCCGGATTCGAGGTCAGCCCACGGTTGGACCAGGAGTCGAAATTCTTTATCATTATGTCTTTAACCATGTCCGGATCGACGAGGAACAATCTTGGCGAGAAGAGTTCCCAGACACCACCGAATTTCTTTCCTCTAAACTTGACGTACAGTTCGCTGATCACATCGCACAGGGGCTTCTTCTTGCTTACGGCGTCAGCATAGGTGCCTAAATAGGATTCAGGTCTTATAAACGGTATACCCTTTCTTTCCCAATAAGTATACTGTCGATGAATCAACATATAAGCAACCGTCGCCACGCCGACTAACACGAGCCCCAGATTAAGTATAATCTGAAGAAACATTGTTGATCggtaaaaaatttcggtctGATACGTAAACTTTCTGCTGTACCGTCACAGTCAGATAAATGAACCCTTCCCAGTGCTCGCTGCGCTGGCGAAGATAAAACTGATCGCGCCAGGCGGAAACTGGAAATTTATAGTACCCGAGAAATTATGCCAGTCATTCCGCGCTCGTAACGTAACGCAGCGGTATCTCGGTACTTCGAGATAAACTTAATACATTTATATCGAGCTTGGATTATGGCTGTCTGAcgcttcttatttttcacgatGTTTGCAGCTGAAAATCTTCTTTACGTCTTTGATTCGTATCAATAATCGCAAATTATCAATCGAAACATCTATCTTATTGCAAATCTTGGCTGACTCTCGAGTAACACATCTTTTTAGCAATCATACCCGTAATTCCACACGATCCCAGATTTAGAATTTACTTGGCTGTTTCCTAGAACCATTTGATTATCCTCATTAGATCCTGTAATCGGCAGGGTTCATAAATTGTTTGCCTACTTTTGCTATATTATTGGgtcactttttcttttatctgaGAATTCGAGACTCGGCTGAATTAAAGATAAGCGGGTAGTGGTTGATGCGCAATACGTATCCAACAATCGCATAACaatatacgtgtaatactACAAGTATCTATATAATTTATGTCGTGAATGTTTGAAGCGAGAGtgtgaaataattcatcgatCTGACTCTTACCCTGACGAAGGGCCTAATTAGCACGTCAATCTTTTTCGCCCAGCAGGTTGGGCCTAAAAAAGTGCATTTCAGGTAATTCTTAATAGGTTGGCAGCACTTTcttcgtattatttttaaccGAGTTGATGGTAGATACATGATGTGGAGAACAAGGCCGAGGTCTTTTCGGCCTTTGGCTCTTCACACCTGGCGACAGGTGTGACCTCATGGCGATATTTCAACAGCAGGAGCTATCTTTGAAAACGTTTGAACCTGGGACCGGCCATTCTCGCGTTAGACGAACATTATCAAACGATTCACGCGATTCGAAACAACTTCAATTTGTTAATTAATGAAAGCGCCAGACTCCACATTTTAAGTACGTTCACACTGCGGTTTGCTAACGGTATGTGCTACTGAAAGCCAGGATGACTAACGACTAGATTCCTACTGGTTGCACTCGAGTCGCTCCAACTCGTTCCTTATGTTTGCTAACTTAACTGTTTACTCGCACTATCTAACGTTATTTCTCTTATTCCAAGTTTCATCTAATGTTACTTGATAATTTggcatttttttctaccagAAGATGTACAatcttttttaatatttctgtTTAATTACATCCAATtaataaagataaataaatagatactCCAAATAACTTTAACACTTAAAAAGGTTATTATCGATAACACAAATtgtaaaagtatttgaaactGGCTCTTTTATgtcacaaaatcaaaatatatcaattaaatattaataaaagaatttcaaCTTGCACTTGTCCGGATTCTTTCGGACTTATTTGCTATGACTTATTCGAGATGGTCGTTTTActgtatacataattttttcacgggAATTCTATACTCCGCACTTTACTTGACATAACGATTATACGGTGGGAGTTTTGAGGTTTGGAAGAATTATACATCCGTTGGGTCCACCCGATAATCCCGCAGTCCTGCAATTTGGTAACGAGATATTTTATAGCCGGGACGTTTCGAAAGTTtgtagagtttttttttttaaccataaaAATTCTGTCATGCAGTAGCGGGGACTGAAATCGCAGCTCACCTAAGCCGCtgcaaaattaattatcctaATACGTACACCTTATTGCATTAATCTTGAAAAGATAGTTATATAAACTTTTGGTATAAACATTGGCTCATTATCGTCCATGCATCTGCTTTTCCAGAAATTGTTCAGTTTTAGGAAACTAGATCAATTGTAAAGTACTGGAGGTAAGAAATGGTAAATCTATTTTGCCACTTAGGATCGTACTTTTAATACTTCTTAACTTTACCTGTTAGGTATGAAATCATGAATTTATCGCAACTCTCCACTACACCTTCTGTTGGACTGGCTTGAACTTCTCGATTGATTGGATTCGGTTATCCAAGAGGAAGGGAATCACTTGTCTTCAGCACCAAAGCGACTTGCTTTGACCCAAACTCCATGCTCCGCATGAAGAAAATGTGCACCTTTTTTATATTGAATTGGATTTTGTGACTTCTCGCATAGTGAAAGCTTAAACTTGTCGATCGCACTGACGATACCAATTTTCGTCTGTTGCTCCGCGAACCGAGAACCTACGAAAAATTGTGTTAATCAATTGGTTCAACTGCAAGAACAACGTTCTTCATTTCCAGCTATTTCTACTTGTATACAATGACGGTGAAGTTTTATTACCTGTACAATTCCTGGGCCCACCACCGAAGGGTATAAAAGTAAAAGGGCGTCGCTGGGCTTTTGCCTCGTCAGTGAACCTCTTTGGATCGAATATTTCCGGATTCGGAAAGAATTGCGGATCGTGGTGGAAGGCGTGGATGGGAATTATGCATCTTGATCCTGACGGTAGTACCACATTCGTACCAGGAAGTTGGTAAGGCTTTACCGAGACTCGGCTGATTTGCGGAACTACTGGATATTTTCTCAGAGTTTCTGCAAGAAAGGAAAGTAATGAAATTATCATTCCAGACATCACTGTGGCTCGATAGTCTCTCAGATATGTCACACGCTGTACAATTGCAAAGCGAATAGGGTGGATAGACCAATGATTGGACAATCATGATAAGATTACTATGTATTCTTTGGTACATTCAATTATTGGTGGGTAATCGTTTACTGGTGTAGTCACCCTATTTAGAACGAAATTATACATACCTTGGAATATCATGTCCAAGTACTTCATACCCTGCAAACCATCCcaggtgatttcacccttgtTAGCGGCTTTCATTTCATGCAATTCCTTTCGCAGACGGTCTTGCATATCCTGGTTAACAGCCAGCTCGTGAAGGGCGTACCCAATCGTTGTAGAGCTCGTCTCGAAACCGGCCCCAATGAAAACAAACGCTTGGGCAGCCAGGAGTTTATCGTCGAATACTGAAAACAATTGTCAAGGATAACACGACGTCTTCGAGATTCATCAGCATTGGTGTGCCACAAAAATAAGCTTAACGTACCTGTTTCACCCTCGCCGAGTGACTGATCCACGTTTTTGAGATTCCTCAAAAGATCTATAAAGTCGTGCCTCTGCACGTTGTTCTTTTCCCGATACTCGAAGGCCTCCCTGGTGATTCTTAGGAAGAACTCGTCGACGTCTCGCGGTGTCAGAGATAGCTTCAGTTTCTTGAACAACCACGGAGAACTCAGAAGCACAAGAATGGCGAATCGCTGTCCGATTGTTACATCGagcatttttttccccatgtTACGAAAGGCGGCATCTTCGTCACTAAGTGAATTCATCTGAATCCCAACGGCACAGGAGCCGATTACGTCCGTGGTGAATTTGGCGCTGACTTCCCTGGCCTCGATCGcctcattttttgaaaccaaCGACTCCAGATATTTCTCCAAGTCTTTCCCGCACTCCAAGAGCAGGTAATGCATGTGCTTGAGTTTCGCGGATGTGAACGTTGGCGTCAGTTTCGCTCTCACGTCCTTCCACATCTTTCCATCCAGGGCGGCCACGTGCTGCGAAAGCGGATCGGACTCCGGATTCTTAGGTACTCCACGGTCGGTCCACGCGTCGAAATTCTTTATCATGATATCGCGTAGCACCTCGGGATTGGCGAGAAACAGTGCTGGCGAGAAAAAGTTCCACACACCCGTAAACCCTTTTCCACTGGATTTATTGTATACCTCAATCAGCATTTCAGACATGGGTCTCTTCTTCGTAAAGGAATCCCCAAAGTTTCCCAGAAACGAATCCGGCTTCACGTACGGCACGCCTAGTCGCTCCCAGTAAGTAAATTGGCGACGAATATACAAGTATAAGACAGTCAGCACACCCACCAATACCAAGCACGTGTTAACTACAATTTG includes the following:
- the LOC124219088 gene encoding probable cytochrome P450 6a13, whose protein sequence is MFTQIVVNTCLVLVGVLTVLYLYIRRQFTYWERLGVPYVKPDSFLGNFGDSFTKKRPMSEMLIEVYNKSSGKGFTGVWNFFSPALFLANPEVLRDIMIKNFDAWTDRGVPKNPESDPLSQHVAALDGKMWKDVRAKLTPTFTSAKLKHMHYLLLECGKDLEKYLESLVSKNEAIEAREVSAKFTTDVIGSCAVGIQMNSLSDEDAAFRNMGKKMLDVTIGQRFAILVLLSSPWLFKKLKLSLTPRDVDEFFLRITREAFEYREKNNVQRHDFIDLLRNLKNVDQSLGEGETVFDDKLLAAQAFVFIGAGFETSSTTIGYALHELAVNQDMQDRLRKELHEMKAANKGEITWDGLQGMKYLDMIFQETLRKYPVVPQISRVSVKPYQLPGTNVVLPSGSRCIIPIHAFHHDPQFFPNPEIFDPKRFTDEAKAQRRPFTFIPFGGGPRNCTGSRFAEQQTKIGIVSAIDKFKLSLCEKSQNPIQYKKGAHFLHAEHGVWVKASRFGAEDK